The stretch of DNA CCCGATCACTTTCACCAGGGTGTCGACCACGCCGCGCACCTGCCCTCCCGAGGCTTCCATGCGCTGGATCGTCGGTAGCGAAAGGTGCGCGAGTTGGGCGAGTTGGCGCTGGTCAATCCCAAGGAGGGCGCGAGCGGCACGCATCTGCTGCGAAGTGATCATGCGCTCTCATGACGTATAAAACATCAAACTGCAATCTTATCAATCATAGATCATGTGTGATAAGGCCTGCCACCGATGCCGACGTCCGCAATGCCGGGCGGGGCATCGATCGGGACGTGGCGGCGTGTAATCTCCGCGCGCCCCGCTTACGGCCCAAGCCCTTTGCGCTCCATCATGATATGAGAAGGCCCATGACTACCGCGATTCCCCACGCTTATGAGATCGGCATCGACCCGTCCGACATCGACTTCATGGGCCATGTCAACAATGCCAGCTACCTCAAATGGGTGCAGGATGCCGTTCTCGACCACTGGCGTTCGCTCGCGCCCAGCGAGGCCGTCGCAGGGCATCTTTGGGTCGCGCTCAAGCATGAGATCACCTACCGCCGCCCGACCTTCCTGGACGACCGCGTCATCGCGACGGTGCTGCTGGAAAAGGTTCAGGGTGCCCGCGCCTTTTACGACACGGTTATCCGGCGCGGTGAAGAGGTGCTCGCGGAAGTGAAGTCGAGCTGGTGTTGTGTCGACGCCGTGACCAGGCGGCCCGCACGGCTCGCCCGGGAGGTCATCCAGCATTTCTTCACGCTCGACTCTCCCGCTCAGCCAATCTGACAGGCAAAAGACGCCGCGCGCCGGGGTTGCCGGCGGGGTTATACAGTCTGCGTGGGGTAATCAGCTCCCCCGCACTCTTCGCGCATGCCGACCGCGCCTTTAGCCCGTTCTTAACCGGAATTTAGGGCGCGGGGGGTGAAGACGGGGCGAAGGGGTGCCATGAAGCGCAAGATCGCGATCGACCAGATTAGTGCCGGAATGTTCGTCGTCGGCTTCGAGGGCTTCTGGTTCAAGCACCCTTTCTGGCGCACGAAATTCCTCCTCTCCCCCGCGGACGTGGACGAGATCCGCGCCTCTGGCGTCAAGGCGATCTATATCGATGATGCGATGGGAGCTTCGCCGCCGCCGCTTCCTGTCCCGTCGGCCAATTTAGCCAAAGGCCCTCTTCCCGCTGCCCGAGAAGCTGAGGCGCCCCGCCGCCCTCAGGCCATTGCCCCGCTCGCGCCGGTGCGACGATCGATGCCGATCGAAATGGACGAGGTTCAGCGCGCCACGGAGTCGATCCAGAGGTCGAAGCGGGTCATCATGCGCATGTTCGGCGAGGCCCGCATGGGCAAGGCGGTCGCCCTGCGCGACGTCGAGCCGCTGGTCGATGAAATCGCAGCATCGGTGATGCGGGACGCGGCCGCCATGATCAAGGTGACGCGCCTCAAGCGCAAGAACGAGTATACCTATCTGCACTCGGTGGCCGTCTGCGCGCTCATGATCAATCTGGGCCGCCAACTCGGCCTATCGGAGACGCTGACCCGTGACCTCGGCACTGCTGGGTTGATGCACGATATCGGCAAGATGGCGGTGCCAGGCAGCGTCCTCGACAAGCCCGGTTCGCTCAGCGACGACGAATTCGAGATCATTCGAACGCATCCGCAAAAGGGGCACGATCTTCTCAAGAAGACCGAGGGCATCTCCCCGATCGCCCTCGACGTGTGTCTCCACCATCATGAGAGGGTCGACGGCAAGGGCTATCCGTTTGGTCTCACCGCCGACCAGCTCTCGCTGCATGCCCGGATGGGCGCGATCTGTGACGTCTATGACGCGGTGACGTCCCGGCGACCCTATAAGGACCCCTGGACGCCGTCCGACGCGCTGGCCAAAATGCTCGATTGGGAGGGACATTTCGATCCGGGCGTGCTGGATGCGTTCATTCGCAGCATCGGAATTTACCCGGTGGGCACGCTCGTGCGCCTGCGCACCAACCGGCTCGGCATCGTCATCGCCGGCAACAACCGCGAGCCGACCATGCCGATGGTGCGCGCCTTCTTTTCTACGATGGAGCGAGAATTCGTGCCGCTCGAAAGCTTCATCTGCTCGGCGACCCTGAAAGGCGATGCCGCAATCGGTATCGAAACGGCGAGGCGTGGTTTGGTCCGCGATGGCCGGTCATCCAGGCGTTCGTGCTCGATAATCGCATGCCGACGGCCGATCTGATCGGGTCCGGCCGAGCCATCATCGCTTCGCGGGAAATGGACCAACTGCGCGTAGCGGCGAGAAACTGATCGTTCTGGGTGACAACTGCCACCACTGATGCCGACGGCGTCCTTATCGCCAAATCCTGATGCAAATGTCTGAAGCACAGGTCAGAGTTCCGGGATTGCCTGTCCTCTTTGAGCCGCCCAGCTCGCGGCGAGTTTGCGTGACGGTGCGGGCTCTAGCGTCTAGAGAAGAGCCAGAGAATGCCATGCGGCATCCGCCAGCATGGCTCGGGGGCAAAGACATGACCGATACTGCTACGCGCGTTGCAAACCTGATTGCCCAGCAACTGGGTGTCGACCCGACAAGGTGACGCTGGAATCCCACTTCATGGAGGATCTGGGTGCGGACAGTCTGGATGTCGTCGAGCTTGTCATGGCGATCGAGGAAGGCTTCGACGTCCAGATTCCCGACGATGATGCTGAGAAGATCGCGACGGTGAGGGATGCCGTTCTCTATATCGAAGCCGCGATGGTCTGAGGCACCTGCGGCGCCACGCTCGGGATCGATGCGGCGAGCCCAAGTTTCGACTTGGGCCGCCGCACGCTTCCTTTTACGCCGCCACCGCCTCTGGACCAGGTCCCTTGTGGCCCTCTCGCGAAGCCCGCAGCCGCCAGGCAAGGCTGATCAACAGCCCGCCCCCGAGCAGAGCCCAGGCGCCGATAAGCCATGCGACGGACAGGATCGAGGCGATCGGCTGCAGATAGAGCAGGACCAATATCGCGACGCCTAGCCCGACGGTGATCGTGCCGGAAAGGGCGAGGAGCACTTCCCCGCGGATTTCCTTGCGCAGCCGAACCGCAGCGACGATCTCGAGCAGG from Sphingomonas bisphenolicum encodes:
- a CDS encoding helix-turn-helix domain-containing protein, whose product is MITSQQMRAARALLGIDQRQLAQLAHLSLPTIQRMEASGGQVRGVVDTLVKVIGALESAGIELLGENAPSSGVGRGVRLRETKAGRSAGTVPSLLYDQEDLGAVPPQ
- a CDS encoding acyl-CoA thioesterase, which codes for MTTAIPHAYEIGIDPSDIDFMGHVNNASYLKWVQDAVLDHWRSLAPSEAVAGHLWVALKHEITYRRPTFLDDRVIATVLLEKVQGARAFYDTVIRRGEEVLAEVKSSWCCVDAVTRRPARLAREVIQHFFTLDSPAQPI
- a CDS encoding HD-GYP domain-containing protein, translated to MKRKIAIDQISAGMFVVGFEGFWFKHPFWRTKFLLSPADVDEIRASGVKAIYIDDAMGASPPPLPVPSANLAKGPLPAAREAEAPRRPQAIAPLAPVRRSMPIEMDEVQRATESIQRSKRVIMRMFGEARMGKAVALRDVEPLVDEIAASVMRDAAAMIKVTRLKRKNEYTYLHSVAVCALMINLGRQLGLSETLTRDLGTAGLMHDIGKMAVPGSVLDKPGSLSDDEFEIIRTHPQKGHDLLKKTEGISPIALDVCLHHHERVDGKGYPFGLTADQLSLHARMGAICDVYDAVTSRRPYKDPWTPSDALAKMLDWEGHFDPGVLDAFIRSIGIYPVGTLVRLRTNRLGIVIAGNNREPTMPMVRAFFSTMEREFVPLESFICSATLKGDAAIGIETARRGLVRDGRSSRRSCSIIACRRPI